One genomic segment of Paenibacillus xylanexedens includes these proteins:
- the gap gene encoding type I glyceraldehyde-3-phosphate dehydrogenase: protein MIKVGINGFGRIGRLAFRRIQNVAGIEVVAINDLTDAKMLAHLLKYDTTQGRFDGDVEVHDGFFKVNGKEVKVLANRNPEELPWGDLGVDIVLECTGFFTTKEAAEKHLKGGAKKVVISAPATGDMKTIVYNVNHEILDGTETVISGASCTTNCLAPMAKTLQDKFGIVQGLMTTIHAYTGDQNTLDAPHPKGDFRRARAAAENIIPNTTGAAKAIGLVIPELQGILDGAAQRVPVATGSLTELVTVLNKKVTAEEVNAAMQEASDPETFGYTEDEIVSSDIQGITFGSLFDATQTKVLTVGDQQLVKTVAWYDNEMSYTAQLVRTLEHFAKMIK, encoded by the coding sequence ATGATTAAAGTAGGTATTAACGGTTTTGGACGTATTGGACGCTTGGCATTCCGCCGTATTCAAAATGTAGCAGGCATCGAGGTAGTAGCAATCAACGACTTGACTGACGCTAAAATGCTCGCTCATTTGCTCAAATATGATACAACTCAAGGTCGCTTCGATGGCGATGTTGAAGTACACGATGGCTTCTTCAAAGTGAACGGCAAAGAAGTTAAAGTATTGGCTAACCGTAACCCGGAAGAACTTCCTTGGGGCGACCTGGGCGTAGATATCGTTCTGGAATGTACTGGTTTCTTCACAACTAAAGAAGCAGCTGAGAAACACTTGAAAGGTGGAGCTAAGAAAGTTGTTATCTCCGCACCAGCTACTGGCGACATGAAAACCATCGTTTACAACGTAAACCATGAAATCCTCGACGGTACTGAAACTGTAATCTCCGGCGCATCTTGCACAACAAACTGCCTGGCACCTATGGCAAAAACACTGCAAGACAAATTCGGAATCGTTCAAGGTTTGATGACTACAATTCACGCTTACACTGGCGACCAAAACACGTTGGATGCTCCACACCCTAAAGGTGACTTCCGTCGTGCTCGCGCAGCAGCTGAAAACATCATCCCTAACACAACTGGTGCTGCTAAAGCAATCGGTCTGGTAATCCCAGAACTGCAAGGCATCCTTGATGGTGCAGCTCAACGTGTACCAGTAGCTACTGGTTCCCTGACTGAGCTCGTAACTGTTCTGAACAAAAAAGTAACTGCTGAAGAAGTTAACGCAGCTATGCAAGAAGCTTCCGATCCAGAAACTTTCGGATACACAGAAGATGAAATCGTATCTTCCGATATCCAAGGAATCACTTTCGGTTCCCTGTTTGATGCAACTCAAACTAAAGTTCTGACTGTTGGCGACCAACAATTGGTTAAAACTGTAGCTTGGTATGACAATGAAATGTCCTACACTGCACAATTGGTCCGCACTTTGGAGCACTTTGCAAAAATGATTAAGTAA
- a CDS encoding phosphoglycerate kinase, with protein sequence MNKKSVRDIELTGKRAFVRVDFNVPLEDGKITDDKRIRATLPTINFLIEKGAKVILASHMGRPNGEVVESLRLTPAAERLSELLGKTVVKADGSVGDAVKAQIAELNNGDVLLLENVRFHAGEEKNDPELAKQFAELADVFVNDAFGAAHRAHASTEGIAHLLPAVSGLLMEKELEVLGKAISNPERPFTAIIGGSKVKDKIDVIDNLLNIADNVIIGGGLTYTFFKAQGHEIGQSLLDDSKLDVALGFIEKAKKLGKNFYLPVDIVVSDDFSAKANTQIVDIDGIPADWEGIDIGPKTREIYADVIKNSKLVVWNGPMGVFEIEPFSHGTRAVAEACAETEAYTVIGGGDSAAAAEKFKLADKMNHISTGGGASLEFMEGKVLPGVVALNDK encoded by the coding sequence ATGAACAAAAAAAGTGTACGCGATATCGAATTGACAGGAAAACGGGCTTTTGTCCGTGTAGATTTCAATGTGCCGCTCGAAGATGGTAAAATTACAGATGACAAACGTATTCGTGCAACGCTTCCTACAATCAACTTCTTGATTGAAAAAGGCGCTAAAGTCATTTTGGCAAGCCACATGGGTCGTCCTAACGGCGAAGTGGTTGAATCCTTGCGTTTGACTCCAGCAGCTGAGCGTTTGTCTGAATTGCTTGGTAAAACAGTTGTTAAAGCTGACGGTTCTGTTGGTGACGCTGTTAAAGCTCAAATCGCTGAACTGAACAACGGCGACGTATTGTTGCTTGAAAACGTTCGTTTCCACGCAGGCGAAGAGAAAAACGATCCGGAACTGGCAAAACAATTTGCTGAACTGGCTGATGTTTTCGTTAACGATGCGTTTGGCGCGGCTCACAGAGCACACGCTTCGACTGAAGGAATCGCTCACTTGCTTCCAGCAGTGTCCGGTTTGTTGATGGAGAAAGAACTTGAAGTGTTGGGTAAAGCAATCTCCAACCCTGAGCGTCCTTTTACAGCTATCATTGGTGGATCCAAAGTTAAGGACAAAATCGATGTAATCGACAACCTGCTGAACATTGCAGACAACGTAATCATCGGTGGCGGTCTGACTTACACGTTCTTCAAAGCACAAGGACATGAAATTGGACAATCCTTGCTGGATGATTCCAAACTTGATGTTGCTCTCGGTTTTATCGAAAAAGCGAAAAAACTGGGTAAAAACTTCTACCTGCCGGTAGATATCGTAGTGTCTGACGATTTCAGTGCGAAAGCAAACACACAAATCGTTGACATCGATGGTATCCCAGCAGATTGGGAAGGTATCGACATCGGTCCTAAAACACGTGAGATCTATGCTGATGTAATCAAAAACTCCAAATTGGTTGTGTGGAACGGACCAATGGGCGTATTTGAAATCGAGCCATTCTCCCACGGTACTCGTGCAGTAGCGGAAGCTTGCGCTGAGACAGAAGCTTACACTGTAATTGGTGGCGGTGACTCCGCAGCAGCAGCTGAGAAGTTCAAATTGGCTGACAAGATGAACCACATCTCTACAGGTGGCGGTGCATCGCTCGAGTTCATGGAAGGTAAAGTACTTCCAGGCGTAGTGGCATTGAACGACAAGTAA
- the tpiA gene encoding triose-phosphate isomerase, giving the protein MRTPIIAGNWKMFKTVSESNDFIQEVKGKAEVEGVETVICAPFTNLPSLVEAVKGTNIKIGAQNLHFEDNGAFTGEISGVMLKDLGVDYVIIGHSERRQYFAETDETVNKKLHAAFRHGLTPIFCLGETLEEREANQTKDVCKVQTVAAFAGLSAEQAAQVVIAYEPIWAIGTGKSSTSQDANEVIAYIRTLVKDLYNETVANAVRIQYGGSVKPENVTEYLGQSDIDGALVGGASLQPASFIALVEGAK; this is encoded by the coding sequence ATGAGAACACCGATTATCGCAGGTAACTGGAAAATGTTCAAAACGGTTTCCGAATCCAATGACTTCATTCAGGAAGTTAAAGGAAAAGCGGAAGTTGAAGGCGTGGAAACTGTAATCTGCGCACCGTTTACAAATCTGCCATCCCTGGTAGAAGCTGTTAAAGGCACAAACATCAAAATTGGTGCACAAAATCTTCATTTTGAAGATAACGGTGCATTCACAGGTGAAATCAGCGGCGTGATGCTGAAAGACCTGGGTGTGGATTATGTCATTATTGGTCACTCGGAGCGCCGTCAATATTTTGCGGAAACCGATGAGACTGTCAATAAAAAGTTGCATGCAGCATTCCGTCACGGTTTGACTCCAATCTTCTGCCTTGGTGAGACGCTTGAAGAGCGTGAAGCGAACCAAACAAAAGACGTATGCAAAGTGCAAACAGTAGCTGCTTTTGCAGGTCTGTCTGCAGAGCAAGCGGCACAAGTTGTTATCGCTTATGAGCCAATCTGGGCGATTGGTACAGGCAAATCCTCCACTTCCCAAGATGCGAATGAAGTTATTGCTTACATCCGTACGCTGGTGAAGGATCTGTACAACGAGACGGTAGCTAATGCAGTTCGTATTCAATACGGCGGCAGTGTTAAACCGGAGAACGTAACAGAATACCTCGGACAAAGCGACATCGACGGCGCGCTTGTTGGCGGTGCCAGCTTGCAGCCGGCTTCGTTCATCGCGCTTGTTGAGGGGGCGAAGTAA
- the gpmI gene encoding 2,3-bisphosphoglycerate-independent phosphoglycerate mutase: protein MTAPKPVALIIMDGFGLRNTVEGNAVAQAKKPNYDRFMSQFPHTTLTACGEAVGLPEGQMGNSEVGHLNIGAGRIVYQDLTRISKSIRDGEFYDNETLVKAVREAKQSGKKLHLYGLLSDGGVHSHIDHLFAMLDLAKKEGMNDVYIHAFMDGRDVMPDSGKDFMQKLIAKIEEVGVGKIATVQGRYYAMDRDKRWERVEKSYRAIVYGDGPKYTDPLKAVEESYEKSVFDEFVEPTVIVKADGEPVGLVESGDSVIFLNFRPDRAIQLSQVFTNQDFRGFDRGPKFPVGLHFVCLTLFSETVEGYVAYSPKNLDNTLGEVLVQNNKKQLRIAETEKYPHVTFFFSGGRDVELPGETRVLINSPKVATYDLQPEMSAYEVADACVREIKADKHDAIILNFANPDMVGHSGMLEPTIKAVEVTDECMGRVVDAVLAKGGVVLITADHGNADMVFDEKGRPFTAHTTNPVPFIVTDANVTLREGGILADIAPTILDLMQLPKPAEMTGTSVIATRK, encoded by the coding sequence ATGACAGCTCCAAAACCTGTAGCACTGATCATCATGGATGGCTTTGGTCTGCGTAACACGGTGGAAGGCAACGCGGTAGCGCAAGCCAAAAAACCGAACTACGACCGTTTCATGAGCCAATTCCCACATACAACACTCACTGCTTGCGGTGAAGCTGTAGGTTTGCCAGAAGGGCAAATGGGAAATTCCGAGGTAGGTCACCTGAACATTGGTGCCGGCCGGATCGTATACCAGGATTTGACCCGTATCTCCAAATCCATTCGTGACGGCGAGTTCTACGACAATGAAACACTTGTCAAAGCGGTTCGCGAAGCGAAACAAAGCGGCAAAAAGCTTCATCTCTACGGTTTGTTGTCCGATGGCGGCGTACATAGTCACATCGACCACCTGTTTGCTATGCTGGATCTGGCCAAAAAAGAAGGAATGAATGATGTATATATTCATGCTTTCATGGATGGCCGTGATGTTATGCCAGACAGTGGTAAAGACTTCATGCAGAAGCTGATCGCCAAGATTGAAGAAGTCGGAGTAGGTAAAATCGCAACGGTTCAAGGTCGCTATTACGCGATGGACCGTGATAAACGTTGGGAACGGGTTGAGAAATCATACCGCGCCATCGTTTATGGAGATGGACCGAAATACACTGACCCACTCAAAGCGGTTGAAGAATCGTATGAGAAATCCGTATTTGATGAATTCGTTGAACCAACGGTTATCGTCAAAGCGGATGGTGAGCCGGTAGGTTTGGTTGAGAGCGGCGATTCCGTTATCTTCCTCAACTTCCGTCCTGACCGTGCGATCCAGTTGTCGCAAGTATTCACAAACCAGGATTTCCGCGGTTTCGATCGTGGTCCGAAGTTCCCTGTGGGCTTGCACTTTGTATGCTTGACTTTGTTCAGCGAGACAGTTGAAGGTTATGTGGCTTACTCGCCGAAGAACCTCGACAACACGCTGGGTGAAGTTCTGGTACAGAACAATAAAAAACAACTGCGTATTGCAGAAACTGAGAAATACCCGCACGTTACCTTCTTCTTCAGCGGCGGTCGTGATGTGGAGCTTCCGGGCGAAACTCGCGTACTGATCAACTCACCAAAAGTTGCAACGTATGACCTGCAACCGGAGATGAGTGCGTATGAAGTAGCTGATGCTTGTGTTCGCGAGATCAAAGCAGACAAACATGACGCCATCATTCTGAACTTTGCTAATCCTGACATGGTTGGACACTCCGGCATGCTGGAGCCTACCATCAAAGCGGTTGAAGTAACAGATGAGTGCATGGGCCGTGTTGTGGATGCAGTACTTGCCAAAGGCGGCGTTGTACTGATCACTGCGGATCATGGTAACGCGGATATGGTGTTCGATGAGAAAGGACGTCCGTTCACAGCTCATACAACGAACCCGGTTCCATTCATCGTTACGGATGCCAATGTAACCTTGCGTGAAGGCGGAATCCTGGCAGATATCGCGCCAACGATCCTTGACCTGATGCAATTGCCTAAACCGGCTGAGATGACAGGTACATCCGTCATCGCTACCCGTAAATAA
- the eno gene encoding phosphopyruvate hydratase — MTIISDVYAREVLDSRGNPTVEVEVYLESGAIGRAIVPSGASTGAHEAVELRDGDKSRYLGKGVLQAVKNVNETIAPEVIGMDALDQLGIDKLMITLDGTPNKGKLGANAILAVSMAVARAAADALDLPLYVYLGGFNAKALPVPMMNIINGGEHADNNIDVQEFMVLPVGAPSFKEALRVGAEIFHNLKSVLSSKGLNTAVGDEGGFAPNLGSNEEAITTIIEAIEKAGYKPGVDVFLGMDVASTEFYKDGKYTLAGEGKSYTSAEYVDLLASWVEKYPIITIEDGMSEDDWDGWKLLTEKLGDKVQLVGDDLFVTNTERLGRGIDEGIGNSILIKVNQIGTLTETFDAIEMAKRAGYTAVISHRSGESEDSTIADIAVATNAGQIKTGAPSRTDRIAKYNQLLRIEDQLGELAQYNGLKGFYNLKK, encoded by the coding sequence ATGACTATTATTTCTGACGTGTACGCTCGCGAAGTCCTCGACTCCCGCGGTAACCCTACAGTAGAAGTTGAAGTATACCTGGAGTCCGGCGCAATCGGACGCGCAATCGTTCCATCTGGTGCATCCACTGGTGCCCACGAAGCAGTTGAGCTTCGCGATGGTGACAAATCCCGTTACCTCGGTAAAGGCGTTCTGCAAGCTGTTAAAAACGTAAACGAAACAATCGCTCCAGAAGTTATCGGTATGGATGCATTGGATCAACTGGGTATCGACAAATTGATGATCACTTTGGATGGTACGCCAAACAAAGGTAAACTGGGTGCTAACGCAATCCTGGCTGTATCCATGGCAGTAGCTCGCGCAGCTGCTGACGCTCTGGACCTGCCATTGTACGTTTACCTGGGCGGATTCAACGCTAAAGCATTGCCAGTACCAATGATGAACATCATCAACGGTGGTGAGCATGCTGACAACAACATCGACGTTCAAGAGTTCATGGTTCTTCCAGTTGGAGCACCAAGCTTCAAAGAAGCTCTTCGCGTAGGTGCAGAGATCTTCCACAACTTGAAATCCGTATTGAGCTCAAAAGGCTTGAACACAGCTGTAGGTGACGAAGGTGGTTTCGCACCGAACCTTGGTTCGAACGAAGAAGCAATCACTACAATCATCGAAGCTATTGAAAAAGCTGGTTACAAACCAGGCGTTGACGTATTCTTGGGTATGGACGTAGCTTCCACTGAGTTCTACAAAGATGGTAAGTACACACTTGCTGGCGAAGGTAAATCTTACACTTCCGCTGAGTATGTTGACCTTCTGGCTTCATGGGTTGAGAAATACCCAATCATCACAATCGAAGACGGTATGTCCGAAGATGACTGGGATGGTTGGAAATTGCTCACTGAGAAATTGGGAGACAAAGTACAACTCGTTGGTGATGACCTGTTCGTAACAAACACTGAGCGTCTGGGCAGAGGTATCGACGAAGGTATCGGTAACTCCATCCTGATCAAAGTTAACCAAATCGGTACATTGACTGAAACATTTGATGCTATTGAAATGGCTAAACGCGCAGGATACACAGCTGTAATCTCTCACCGTTCCGGTGAGTCCGAAGACAGCACAATCGCTGACATCGCTGTTGCAACTAACGCTGGTCAAATCAAAACGGGTGCTCCTTCCCGTACAGACCGTATCGCGAAGTACAACCAATTGCTCCGCATTGAGGATCAACTGGGTGAACTGGCTCAATACAATGGTCTTAAAGGATTCTACAACCTTAAAAAATAA